A single Pseudomonas sp. HN11 DNA region contains:
- a CDS encoding beta-ketoacyl-ACP synthase codes for MKRVVVTGMAGMTSLGSDWDTIAANFRANRSGIRRMDEWDRFTELNTRLAGPIDDFVVPSHWTRKQLRSMGRVSRLAVWAAEQALQDAGLLGDESIKDGRMGVACGSSTGSTDEIKAFGNMLLNSVAEGLNANSYVRMMPHTTAANISIFFGLTGRLIPTSSACTSGSQGIGYAYEAIKFGRLPLMLAGGAEELCPTEAMVFDALYATSLKNDAPQTSPRPYDSNRDGLVIGEGGGMLVLEELEHALARGAHIHAELVGFGSNADGQHTTRPEQKTMRRAMELALEDAGLEPSAIGYVNGHGTATDQGDIAETLATSSLFGSRMPISSQKSFLGHTLGACGALESWFSIEMMNRSQYVHTFNLDSVDPQCGELDYLQGEFREMHHDYVMNNNFAFGGVNTSLIFRRWS; via the coding sequence ATGAAACGCGTCGTCGTCACCGGCATGGCCGGCATGACCTCCCTGGGCAGTGATTGGGACACCATCGCCGCCAACTTCCGCGCCAACCGCAGCGGCATCCGGCGCATGGATGAGTGGGATCGCTTTACCGAATTGAACACACGCCTGGCCGGGCCGATTGACGATTTTGTCGTGCCCTCGCACTGGACGCGCAAGCAACTGCGCAGCATGGGCCGGGTATCGCGTCTCGCGGTGTGGGCCGCGGAACAGGCATTGCAGGACGCCGGATTGCTTGGCGACGAGTCGATCAAAGACGGGCGCATGGGCGTGGCCTGCGGCTCGTCCACCGGCAGCACCGACGAGATCAAGGCGTTCGGCAATATGCTGCTGAACTCGGTCGCGGAGGGGCTGAACGCCAACTCCTACGTGCGCATGATGCCGCACACCACGGCGGCGAATATCAGCATCTTCTTTGGCCTCACCGGGCGGCTGATCCCCACCTCCAGCGCCTGCACCAGCGGCAGCCAGGGCATCGGCTATGCCTATGAGGCGATCAAGTTCGGCCGCCTGCCTTTGATGCTCGCCGGCGGCGCCGAAGAGCTGTGCCCCACCGAAGCCATGGTGTTCGACGCACTCTACGCCACCAGCCTGAAAAACGATGCGCCGCAAACCAGCCCACGCCCCTACGACAGCAACCGCGATGGCCTGGTGATCGGCGAAGGCGGTGGCATGTTGGTGCTCGAAGAACTGGAGCACGCATTGGCCCGCGGTGCGCATATCCACGCCGAGCTGGTGGGCTTCGGCAGCAACGCAGACGGCCAGCACACCACCCGCCCAGAACAGAAAACCATGCGCCGCGCGATGGAACTGGCCCTGGAAGATGCCGGGTTGGAACCCTCCGCAATCGGCTACGTGAACGGTCATGGCACGGCCACCGACCAGGGCGATATCGCCGAGACGCTGGCCACCAGCAGCCTGTTCGGCAGCCGCATGCCCATCAGCTCGCAGAAGAGTTTCCTCGGCCACACCCTGGGCGCATGCGGCGCGTTGGAGTCGTGGTTCAGCATCGAGATGATGAACCGCAGCCAGTACGTGCACACCTTCAACCTGGATTCCGTCGACCCGCAATGCGGCGAGCTGGATTACCTGCAAGGTGAGTTCCGCGAGATGCACCACGACTACGTGATGAACAACAACTTTGCCTTTGGCGGCGTCAACACCTCGCTGATCTTCCGCCGCTGGTCCTGA
- a CDS encoding FAD-dependent oxidoreductase yields MAERLNNDFQFIDVGRKDPKKKLLRQRKKEFVEIYEPFKPQHSADQAHRCLGCGNPYCEWKCPVHNFIPNWLKLVAEGNILAAAELSHQTNTLPEVCGRVCPQDRLCEGACTLNDGFGAVTIGSVEKYITDTAFAMGWRPDMSKVKPTGKRVAIIGAGPAGLGCADVLVRGGVTPVVFDKNPEIGGLLTFGIPEFKLEKTVLSNRREVFTGMGIEFRLNTEIGKDITMEQLLEEYDAVFMGMGTYTYMKGGFAGEDLPGVYDALDFLIANVNRNLGFEKSPEDFVDMKGKKVVVLGGGDTAMDCNRTSIRQGAKSVTCAYRRDEANMPGSRKEVKNAKEEGVKFLYNRQPIAIVGEDRVEGVKVVETRLGEPDARGRRSPEPIPGSEEIIPADAVVIAFGFRPSPAPWFEQFEIQTDSQGRVVAPEQGQYKHQTSNPKIFAGGDMVRGSDLVVTAIFEGRNAAEGILDYLQV; encoded by the coding sequence ATGGCTGAACGTCTGAATAACGACTTCCAGTTCATCGATGTCGGGCGCAAAGATCCGAAGAAGAAACTGTTGCGTCAACGCAAGAAAGAGTTCGTGGAAATCTACGAGCCCTTCAAACCCCAGCACTCGGCCGACCAGGCCCACCGCTGCCTGGGTTGCGGTAACCCGTATTGCGAATGGAAGTGCCCGGTGCACAACTTCATTCCCAACTGGCTCAAGCTGGTGGCCGAGGGCAACATCCTCGCCGCCGCCGAGCTGTCGCACCAGACCAACACGCTGCCGGAAGTGTGCGGCCGGGTGTGCCCGCAGGATCGTCTGTGCGAGGGTGCCTGCACCCTTAACGACGGCTTCGGCGCGGTGACCATCGGTTCGGTGGAGAAGTACATCACCGACACTGCGTTCGCCATGGGCTGGCGTCCGGACATGTCCAAGGTCAAGCCGACCGGCAAGCGCGTCGCCATTATTGGCGCCGGTCCTGCCGGCCTGGGCTGCGCCGACGTGTTGGTGCGTGGCGGCGTAACCCCGGTGGTGTTCGACAAGAACCCGGAAATCGGCGGCTTGCTGACCTTCGGCATCCCCGAGTTCAAGCTGGAAAAAACCGTGCTGAGCAACCGCCGTGAAGTGTTCACCGGCATGGGTATCGAGTTCCGACTCAATACCGAAATCGGCAAGGACATCACCATGGAGCAACTGCTCGAAGAATACGATGCCGTGTTCATGGGCATGGGCACCTACACCTACATGAAGGGCGGCTTTGCCGGTGAGGACCTGCCGGGCGTTTATGACGCGCTGGACTTCCTGATCGCCAACGTGAACCGCAACCTGGGCTTTGAAAAGTCGCCGGAAGATTTCGTCGACATGAAAGGCAAGAAGGTCGTGGTGCTCGGCGGTGGTGACACCGCGATGGACTGCAACCGCACCTCGATCCGCCAGGGCGCCAAGTCGGTGACCTGTGCCTATCGTCGTGACGAAGCCAACATGCCGGGTTCGCGCAAAGAGGTGAAGAACGCCAAGGAAGAGGGCGTGAAATTCCTCTATAACCGCCAGCCGATTGCGATTGTCGGTGAAGACCGCGTCGAAGGCGTGAAGGTGGTCGAGACCCGTCTCGGCGAACCGGACGCCCGTGGCCGTCGCAGCCCCGAGCCGATCCCGGGTTCCGAGGAGATCATCCCGGCTGACGCCGTGGTCATCGCCTTCGGCTTCCGCCCAAGCCCGGCGCCGTGGTTCGAACAGTTTGAAATCCAGACCGACAGCCAGGGCCGCGTCGTGGCCCCGGAACAAGGTCAGTACAAGCACCAGACCAGCAACCCGAAAATCTTCGCCGGTGGCGACATGGTGCGTGGTTCTGACCTGGTGGTGACGGCGATCTTCGAAGGCCGCAATGCCGCCGAAGGTATCCTGGATTACCTGCAGGTCTGA
- a CDS encoding LysR family transcriptional regulator has protein sequence MELRHLRYFIAVAEELHFGRAAQVLGISQPPLSQQIQALEQEVGARLFERTNRRVELSEAGRLFLQEARLVLAQVDKAADVARRAQLGELGELKIGFTSSAPFNSSIPQAIFAFRQAFPAVHLNLQEMSSTEVAESLVDESIQVGLMRPLPLPDSLGVVELMREPLVAVLNAGHPLVEGSERGLHLAQLAQEPFVFFPRTYGSGLYAQLLNLARDAGFSPHFAQEAGEAMTIIGLVAAGLGVSVLPASYQRIRIDGVVYRTLLDQEAVTAVWLVQRKGAQTPMAEAFVELLTRKASV, from the coding sequence ATGGAATTGCGTCACTTGCGGTACTTCATTGCCGTCGCCGAAGAGTTGCATTTCGGCCGGGCTGCGCAGGTGCTGGGCATCTCGCAGCCGCCGCTGAGCCAGCAGATCCAGGCGCTGGAACAGGAGGTGGGGGCGCGGCTGTTTGAGCGGACCAATCGTCGGGTCGAGCTGAGCGAGGCGGGACGATTGTTTTTGCAAGAGGCGCGGCTGGTGCTGGCGCAGGTGGACAAGGCTGCGGACGTAGCGCGGCGGGCGCAGTTGGGTGAGCTGGGCGAACTGAAGATTGGCTTCACCTCGTCGGCGCCGTTCAATTCCAGCATTCCCCAGGCGATCTTTGCGTTTCGCCAGGCATTCCCGGCGGTGCATCTGAACCTGCAGGAGATGAGCAGCACCGAAGTGGCCGAGTCGCTGGTGGATGAGTCGATCCAAGTGGGCCTGATGCGGCCGCTGCCATTGCCGGATTCGCTGGGTGTGGTCGAGCTGATGCGTGAGCCGCTGGTGGCCGTGTTGAACGCCGGGCACCCGCTGGTGGAGGGCAGTGAACGTGGCTTGCACCTGGCGCAATTGGCACAGGAACCGTTTGTGTTTTTCCCGCGCACCTACGGCAGTGGTCTCTATGCCCAGTTGCTCAACCTGGCGCGTGATGCCGGCTTCAGCCCGCACTTTGCCCAGGAGGCCGGGGAGGCGATGACCATCATCGGCCTTGTGGCGGCGGGCTTGGGCGTGTCGGTGCTGCCGGCGTCCTACCAGCGCATTCGTATCGATGGCGTGGTGTATCGCACGCTGCTGGATCAGGAGGCGGTGACGGCGGTGTGGCTGGTGCAACGCAAGGGCGCGCAGACGCCCATGGCAGAGGCGTTTGTGGAGTTGTTGACGCGCAAGGCCTCGGTGTAG
- a CDS encoding MFS transporter, with protein sequence MDEVVAQLNDAYIEKGTPMFMRTVLALFSGGFATFALLYCVQPMMPALSHEFSINAAQSSLILSVATAMLAFGLLITGPISDRLGRKPVMVSALFCAALATIASGLMPTWEGILLMRALVGLSLSGLAAVAMTYLSEEIHPQHIGLAMGLYIGGNAIGGMSGRLIIGVLIDFVSWHTAMLIIGALALLAASVFWKILPESRNFRATSLKPRSLVDGFVMHFKDAGLPWLFLEAFLLMGAFVTMFNYIGYRLLAAPYDLSQAVVGLLSLVYLSGIYSSAKIGSLADRLGRRRVLWGTIVLMLAGMALTLFTPLWLVVPGMLIFTFGFFGAHSVASSWIGRRAVKAKGQASSLYLFCYYVGSSIAGTAGGFFWHFAGWNGIGAFIVALLIGALLVALKLAKLPPLVQAKA encoded by the coding sequence CTGGATGAGGTGGTGGCCCAGCTCAATGACGCGTACATCGAAAAAGGCACGCCGATGTTCATGCGCACGGTGTTGGCGCTGTTCTCCGGCGGTTTCGCTACCTTTGCGCTGCTGTATTGCGTGCAGCCGATGATGCCGGCGCTGTCCCACGAATTTTCCATCAATGCGGCGCAAAGCAGCCTGATCCTGTCGGTGGCCACGGCGATGTTGGCGTTCGGCTTGCTCATCACCGGGCCGATCTCCGACCGGTTGGGACGCAAGCCGGTGATGGTGTCTGCGCTGTTCTGTGCCGCATTGGCGACCATCGCCAGCGGCTTGATGCCGACCTGGGAAGGCATCCTGCTGATGCGTGCGCTGGTGGGCCTGTCGCTGAGCGGCCTGGCCGCCGTGGCCATGACCTACCTGAGCGAAGAGATCCATCCGCAGCACATTGGCCTGGCCATGGGCCTGTACATCGGCGGCAACGCGATTGGTGGCATGAGCGGGCGCCTGATCATCGGCGTGCTGATCGATTTCGTCAGTTGGCACACCGCAATGCTGATCATCGGCGCCCTGGCGCTGCTCGCCGCCTCGGTGTTCTGGAAAATCCTCCCCGAATCGCGCAACTTCCGCGCTACCAGCCTCAAGCCGCGCAGCCTGGTGGATGGCTTCGTCATGCACTTCAAGGACGCGGGCCTGCCGTGGCTGTTCCTCGAAGCGTTCCTGTTGATGGGCGCGTTCGTGACGATGTTCAACTACATCGGCTATCGCTTGCTGGCCGCCCCCTACGACCTCAGCCAAGCCGTGGTCGGCCTGCTGTCGCTGGTGTACCTTTCGGGCATCTACAGCTCGGCGAAAATCGGCTCCCTGGCTGACCGCCTCGGCCGCCGTCGCGTGCTGTGGGGCACCATCGTGCTGATGCTGGCCGGCATGGCCCTGACCCTGTTCACCCCCCTGTGGCTGGTGGTGCCGGGCATGCTGATCTTCACCTTCGGCTTCTTCGGCGCCCACTCGGTGGCCAGCAGCTGGATCGGCCGCCGCGCGGTGAAAGCCAAGGGACAGGCGTCGTCGCTGTACCTGTTCTGCTACTACGTAGGGTCGAGTATTGCCGGGACGGCGGGCGGGTTCTTCTGGCACTTTGCCGGGTGGAATGGGATCGGGGCGTTTATTGTGGCGCTGTTGATTGGCGCGTTGCTGGTGGCGTTGAAGCTGGCGAAGTTGCCGCCGTTGGTGCAAGCGAAGGCCTGA
- a CDS encoding type II toxin-antitoxin system PemK/MazF family toxin yields the protein MALLYQPKEGSVLICDFRGYEVPGIIKIRPVIVIRKHRTNKLLVTVVPLSTTAPQTVLDHHCQLDSHLPGASPICWAKCDIVATVSLGRLDRIKIKDRHGKRTYKIAELTSDQLLAIKAAVGSALGLR from the coding sequence ATGGCACTTCTCTATCAGCCCAAGGAGGGCAGCGTGTTGATTTGTGACTTTCGAGGCTATGAGGTCCCGGGAATCATAAAGATCCGCCCGGTCATTGTGATACGCAAGCACCGAACCAATAAGTTGTTGGTGACGGTTGTGCCGTTGAGTACTACTGCGCCGCAGACGGTTCTGGATCACCACTGCCAGCTTGATAGTCATCTTCCAGGAGCAAGCCCTATCTGTTGGGCGAAATGTGACATTGTGGCAACCGTCAGCTTGGGAAGGCTCGACCGAATCAAAATCAAAGATCGTCATGGCAAACGAACTTACAAAATCGCTGAGCTCACTTCTGATCAGCTTCTAGCAATAAAGGCGGCGGTGGGCAGCGCGTTGGGGTTGCGCTGA
- the gltB gene encoding glutamate synthase large subunit, translating to MKAGLYQPDEFKDNCGFGLIAHMQGEPSHTLLQTAIEALTCMTHRGGINADGKTGDGCGLLIQKPDLFLRAVAKEQFAVDLPKQYAVGMVFFNQDPVKAEAARENMNREILAAGLQLVGWRKVPIDTSVLGRLANERLPQIEQVFIAGEGLSDQDMAIKLFTSRRRSSVANAADTDHYICSFSHKTIIYKGLMMPADLTAFYPDLSDERLQTAICVFHQRFSTNTLPKWPLAQPFRFLAHNGEINTITGNRNWAVARRTKFANDLMDLEELGPLVNRVGSDSSSMDNMLELMVTGGIDLFRGVRMIIPPAWQNVETMDPDLRAFYEYNSMHMEPWDGPAGVVMTDGRYAVCLLDRNGLRPARWVTTTNGFITLASEIGVWNYKPEDVIAKGRVGPGQILAVDTETGQILDTDAIDNRLKSRHPYKQWLRKNALRIQATMEDNDHGSAFYDVDQLKQYMKMYQVTFEERDQVLRPLGEQGYEAVGSMGDDTPMAVLSQRVRTPYDYFRQQFAQVTNPPIDPLREAIVMSLEVCLGAERNIFQESPEHASRVILSSPVISPAKWRSLMTLDRPGFDRQIIDLNYDESLGLEAAVRNVADQAEEAVRAGRTQIVLTDRHIAPGKLPIHASLATGAVHHRLTEKGLRCDSNILVETATARDPHHFAVLIGFGASAVYPFLAYEVLGDLIRTGEVLGDLYEVFKNYRKGITKGLLKILSKMGISTVTSYRGAQLFEAIGLSEEVCDLSFRGVPSRIKGARFVDIEAEQKALAAEAWSARKPIQQGGLLKFVHGGEYHAYNPDVVNTLQAAVQQGDYAKFKEYTALVDNRPVSMIRDLFKVKTLDTAMDISEVEPLESILKRFDSAGISLGALSPEAHEALAEAMNRLGARSNSGEGGEDPARYGTIKSSKIKQVATGRFGVTPEYLVNAEVLQIKVAQGAKPGEGGQLPGGKVNGLIAKLRYAVPGVTLISPPPHHDIYSIEDLSQLIFDLKQVNPQALVSVKLVAEAGVGTIAAGVAKAYADLITISGYDGGTGASPLTSIKYAGAPWELGLAETHQTLRGNDLRGKVRVQTDGGLKTGLDVIKAAILGAESFGFGTAPMIALGCKYLRICHLNNCATGVATQNEKLRKDHYIGTVDMVVNFFTYVAEETREWLAKLGVRSLEELIGRTDLLDILEGQTAKQNHLDLTPLLGSDHIPADKPQFCQVDRNPPFDKGLLAEKMVEMASSSINDASGGDFALDICNCDRSIGARISGEIARKHGNQGMAKAPITFRFKGTAGQSFGVWNAGGLHMYLEGDANDYVGKGMTGGKLVIVPPKGSVYKTQDSAIIGNTCLYGATGGKLFAAGTAGERFAVRNSGAHTVVEGTGDHCCEYMTGGFVAVLGKTGYNFGSGMTGGFAYVLDQDNTFVDKVNHELVEIQRISGEAMESYRNHLQHVLDEYVEETGSEWGRNLAENLDDYLRRFWLVKPKAANLKSLLSSIRANPQ from the coding sequence ATGAAAGCAGGTCTGTACCAACCCGATGAATTCAAGGATAACTGTGGTTTCGGCCTGATAGCTCATATGCAGGGCGAGCCCAGCCATACCCTTTTGCAAACGGCCATCGAGGCCCTGACCTGCATGACCCACCGCGGTGGGATCAACGCCGACGGCAAGACCGGTGACGGTTGTGGCTTGCTGATTCAAAAGCCCGATCTGTTCCTGCGCGCTGTCGCAAAAGAGCAATTTGCGGTCGACCTGCCCAAACAGTACGCCGTGGGCATGGTGTTTTTCAACCAGGACCCGGTCAAAGCCGAAGCCGCTCGCGAGAACATGAACCGCGAGATCCTGGCTGCCGGCCTGCAGCTCGTCGGCTGGCGCAAAGTGCCGATCGACACCAGCGTGCTCGGCCGCCTGGCCAATGAGCGCCTGCCGCAGATCGAGCAAGTGTTCATCGCAGGTGAAGGCCTGAGCGACCAGGACATGGCGATCAAGCTGTTCACGTCGCGTCGTCGCTCGTCCGTGGCCAACGCCGCCGACACCGACCACTACATCTGCAGCTTTTCGCACAAGACCATCATTTATAAAGGCCTGATGATGCCGGCGGATCTCACCGCCTTCTATCCAGACCTGAGCGATGAGCGCCTGCAAACTGCAATCTGCGTGTTCCACCAGCGTTTCTCCACCAATACCCTGCCCAAATGGCCGCTGGCTCAGCCATTCCGTTTCCTCGCCCACAACGGCGAGATCAACACCATCACCGGCAACCGCAACTGGGCCGTGGCCCGTCGCACCAAGTTCGCCAACGACCTGATGGACCTGGAAGAACTTGGCCCGCTGGTCAACCGCGTGGGTTCCGACTCCTCCAGCATGGACAACATGCTCGAACTGATGGTCACTGGCGGCATCGACCTGTTCCGTGGCGTGCGCATGATCATTCCGCCAGCGTGGCAGAACGTCGAGACCATGGACCCGGACCTGCGGGCGTTCTACGAATACAACTCGATGCACATGGAACCGTGGGACGGCCCGGCCGGCGTGGTCATGACCGATGGCCGCTATGCGGTGTGCCTGCTTGACCGTAACGGTCTGCGCCCGGCGCGTTGGGTCACCACCACCAATGGCTTCATCACCCTCGCGTCGGAAATCGGCGTGTGGAACTACAAGCCCGAAGACGTGATTGCCAAAGGCCGCGTTGGTCCTGGCCAGATCCTCGCCGTGGACACCGAAACCGGTCAGATCCTCGATACCGACGCCATCGACAACCGCTTGAAGTCGCGTCACCCGTACAAGCAATGGCTGCGCAAGAACGCCCTGCGCATCCAGGCGACCATGGAAGACAACGACCACGGTTCGGCTTTCTATGACGTCGACCAGCTCAAGCAATACATGAAGATGTACCAGGTCACGTTCGAAGAGCGCGACCAGGTGCTGCGTCCGCTCGGCGAGCAAGGCTACGAGGCGGTCGGCTCCATGGGCGATGACACGCCAATGGCCGTGCTGTCTCAGCGCGTGCGCACGCCGTATGACTATTTCCGCCAGCAGTTCGCCCAGGTGACCAACCCGCCGATCGATCCGCTGCGCGAAGCCATCGTGATGTCGTTGGAAGTGTGTCTCGGTGCCGAGCGCAACATCTTCCAGGAATCGCCCGAGCATGCTTCCCGTGTAATCCTCAGCTCGCCGGTCATTTCCCCGGCCAAATGGCGCTCGTTGATGACCCTGGATCGCCCAGGCTTCGACCGCCAGATCATCGACCTGAACTACGACGAGAGCCTCGGCCTTGAAGCCGCGGTGCGCAACGTCGCCGACCAGGCCGAAGAAGCTGTGCGCGCCGGTCGTACCCAGATCGTGCTGACCGACCGCCATATCGCCCCAGGCAAGCTGCCAATCCACGCCTCGCTCGCCACCGGCGCGGTACACCACCGCCTGACCGAAAAAGGCCTGCGCTGCGACTCCAATATCCTCGTAGAAACTGCCACCGCCCGCGACCCGCACCACTTTGCGGTGCTGATCGGTTTCGGCGCCTCGGCGGTCTATCCGTTCCTCGCGTACGAAGTGCTGGGTGACCTGATCCGTACCGGTGAAGTGCTGGGCGACCTCTATGAGGTGTTCAAGAACTACCGTAAAGGCATCACCAAGGGTCTGTTGAAGATCCTGTCGAAGATGGGGATTTCCACCGTCACCTCGTACCGTGGTGCACAGTTGTTCGAAGCCATCGGCCTGTCCGAAGAGGTGTGCGACCTGAGCTTCCGTGGCGTGCCAAGCCGTATCAAGGGCGCGCGTTTCGTCGACATCGAAGCCGAGCAGAAAGCCCTGGCAGCCGAAGCCTGGAGTGCGCGCAAGCCAATCCAGCAAGGCGGCCTGCTCAAGTTCGTGCACGGTGGCGAATACCACGCGTACAACCCGGACGTGGTCAACACCCTGCAAGCCGCCGTGCAGCAGGGCGACTACGCCAAGTTCAAGGAATACACCGCGCTGGTGGATAACCGCCCGGTGTCGATGATCCGCGACCTGTTCAAGGTGAAGACCCTGGACACTGCGATGGACATCAGCGAAGTCGAGCCGCTGGAATCGATCCTCAAACGCTTCGACTCCGCCGGTATCTCCCTGGGCGCCTTGTCGCCCGAGGCTCACGAAGCCCTGGCCGAAGCCATGAACCGCCTGGGTGCGCGTTCCAACTCCGGCGAAGGCGGTGAAGACCCGGCGCGCTACGGCACCATCAAGAGCTCGAAAATCAAGCAGGTTGCGACTGGCCGTTTCGGCGTGACCCCGGAATACCTGGTCAACGCCGAAGTGCTGCAGATCAAAGTGGCCCAGGGCGCCAAGCCTGGTGAAGGCGGCCAACTGCCAGGCGGCAAGGTCAACGGTCTGATCGCCAAGCTGCGTTATGCAGTGCCGGGCGTGACGCTGATTTCACCTCCGCCGCACCACGATATCTACTCGATCGAAGATTTGTCGCAGCTGATTTTCGACCTGAAACAAGTCAACCCGCAGGCCCTGGTCTCGGTGAAGCTGGTAGCAGAAGCCGGTGTGGGCACCATCGCCGCCGGTGTGGCCAAGGCCTATGCCGACCTGATCACGATCTCCGGCTACGACGGCGGCACCGGCGCTTCGCCGCTGACCTCGATCAAGTACGCCGGTGCGCCGTGGGAACTCGGCCTGGCCGAAACCCACCAGACCCTGCGCGGCAACGACCTGCGCGGCAAAGTCCGTGTACAGACCGACGGCGGCCTGAAAACCGGCCTAGACGTGATCAAGGCCGCGATCCTCGGCGCCGAAAGCTTTGGTTTCGGCACCGCGCCAATGATCGCCCTGGGCTGCAAATACTTGCGCATCTGCCACCTGAACAACTGCGCTACCGGCGTCGCCACTCAGAACGAGAAGCTGCGCAAGGATCACTACATCGGCACCGTCGACATGGTGGTGAATTTCTTCACCTACGTCGCCGAAGAGACCCGTGAGTGGTTGGCCAAGCTGGGCGTGCGTTCCCTCGAAGAGCTGATCGGTCGTACCGACCTGCTGGACATCCTCGAAGGCCAGACTGCCAAGCAGAACCACCTGGACCTGACGCCGCTGTTGGGCAGCGACCACATCCCGGCGGACAAGCCACAATTCTGCCAGGTGGACCGCAACCCACCGTTCGACAAAGGCCTGCTGGCCGAGAAGATGGTCGAAATGGCCAGCTCTTCTATCAACGACGCCAGCGGTGGTGATTTCGCCCTCGATATCTGTAACTGCGACCGCTCCATCGGTGCACGCATCTCCGGCGAAATCGCGCGCAAGCACGGCAACCAAGGGATGGCGAAAGCGCCAATCACCTTCCGCTTCAAGGGCACGGCGGGCCAGAGCTTCGGCGTGTGGAACGCCGGCGGCCTGCACATGTACCTGGAAGGCGACGCCAACGACTACGTGGGCAAGGGCATGACCGGCGGCAAGCTGGTGATCGTTCCGCCTAAAGGCAGCGTGTACAAGACCCAGGACAGCGCCATCATCGGCAACACCTGCTTGTACGGCGCCACCGGTGGCAAGTTGTTCGCCGCCGGTACCGCCGGTGAGCGTTTCGCCGTGCGTAACTCCGGTGCCCACACCGTGGTGGAAGGCACCGGCGATCACTGCTGCGAGTACATGACCGGGGGCTTTGTCGCGGTACTGGGCAAGACCGGTTACAACTTCGGTTCGGGCATGACTGGCGGTTTCGCCTACGTGCTCGACCAGGACAATACCTTCGTCGACAAGGTCAACCACGAGTTGGTCGAGATCCAGCGGATCAGCGGCGAAGCCATGGAGTCCTACCGGAACCACTTGCAGCACGTGCTGGACGAGTACGTCGAGGAGACCGGCAGCGAATGGGGCCGTAACCTCGCCGAAAATCTCGATGATTACCTGCGTCGTTTCTGGCTGGTCAAGCCCAAGGCTGCCAACCTGAAATCGTTGCTTTCCAGCATCCGTGCCAACCCGCAGTGA
- the hemE gene encoding uroporphyrinogen decarboxylase: protein MTALKNDRFLRALLKQPVDVTPVWMMRQAGRYLPEYRASRANAGDFMSLCMNPEFACEVTMQPLDRYPQLDAAILFSDILTIPDAMGQGLYFETGEGPRFKKVVSTLADIEALPIPDPHKDLGYVMDAVSTIRRELNGRVPLIGFSGSPWTLATYMVEGGSSKDFRKTKAMLYDNPQAMHLLLDKLAQSVTSYLNGQIMAGAQAVQIFDTWGGNLSAAAYQEFSLAYMRKIVSGLIREHEGRKVPVIMFTKGGGLWLESIADAGADALGLDWTCDIGEARQRVGNRVALQGNMDPTVLYAKPEAIRTEVGRILASYGKGTGHVFNLGHGITPEVNPEHAGAFLRAVHELSAQYHE from the coding sequence ATGACTGCCCTCAAGAACGACCGTTTCCTTCGTGCCCTGCTCAAGCAACCCGTGGATGTCACCCCTGTGTGGATGATGCGCCAGGCCGGTCGCTACCTGCCGGAATACCGCGCCAGTCGCGCCAACGCCGGCGACTTCATGAGCCTGTGCATGAACCCGGAGTTCGCCTGCGAAGTCACGATGCAGCCGCTGGACCGCTACCCACAACTGGACGCGGCCATCCTCTTCTCCGACATCCTCACCATCCCTGACGCCATGGGCCAAGGCCTGTACTTCGAGACCGGCGAAGGCCCGCGTTTCAAGAAAGTCGTCAGCACCCTGGCCGATATCGAAGCGCTGCCGATCCCGGATCCGCACAAAGACCTCGGTTACGTGATGGACGCCGTCAGCACCATCCGCCGCGAGCTTAACGGCCGCGTGCCGCTGATTGGCTTCTCCGGCAGCCCGTGGACGCTGGCCACTTACATGGTCGAAGGCGGCTCGTCGAAAGACTTCCGCAAGACCAAGGCCATGCTCTACGACAACCCGCAAGCCATGCACCTGCTGCTGGACAAGCTGGCGCAGTCGGTCACCTCCTACCTCAACGGCCAGATCATGGCCGGCGCGCAAGCGGTGCAGATCTTCGACACCTGGGGCGGCAACCTGTCGGCGGCGGCTTACCAGGAGTTCTCCCTGGCCTACATGCGCAAAATCGTCAGCGGCCTGATCCGCGAACACGAAGGCCGCAAAGTGCCGGTAATCATGTTCACCAAGGGTGGCGGCCTGTGGCTGGAAAGCATTGCCGACGCCGGTGCCGACGCCCTGGGCCTGGACTGGACCTGCGACATTGGCGAGGCTCGCCAGCGCGTGGGCAACCGCGTCGCGCTGCAAGGCAACATGGACCCGACCGTGCTGTACGCCAAGCCGGAAGCCATCCGCACCGAAGTTGGCCGCATCCTCGCCAGCTACGGCAAAGGCACCGGGCATGTGTTCAACCTCGGCCATGGCATCACCCCGGAAGTGAACCCGGAGCATGCCGGCGCGTTCCTGCGCGCGGTGCATGAGCTGTCGGCGCAGTATCACGAATAA